The following are from one region of the Alicyclobacillus fastidiosus genome:
- the queC gene encoding 7-cyano-7-deazaguanine synthase QueC — MEKAVVILSGGLDSTTCMGLAEARGYELFPVTFDYGQRHNIELECATAVAKHYNVADHRVVKLDFLRQIGGSALTDKEIEVPQDGVTDEIPVTYVPGRNLLFLSMAASYAEVIGARAIYIGVNALDYSGYPDCRPEFIEAVQETIARGTKAGVEGQPIRIETPLLHWTKAEIIRHGMEIGVPYQLTTSCYMGEAVACGECDSCRLRLKGFAEAGYRDPISYRDDVNLR, encoded by the coding sequence ATGGAAAAAGCCGTCGTGATTTTAAGTGGCGGATTAGATAGTACGACATGCATGGGGCTGGCCGAGGCGCGGGGGTATGAATTGTTTCCCGTGACGTTTGATTACGGCCAACGCCACAATATCGAGCTCGAGTGCGCCACTGCGGTGGCCAAGCATTACAACGTAGCGGATCACCGCGTGGTGAAGTTGGATTTCCTCCGCCAAATTGGAGGCAGTGCCTTGACCGACAAGGAGATTGAGGTGCCACAGGACGGCGTGACAGATGAGATTCCGGTGACTTATGTCCCAGGTCGCAACCTCCTGTTTTTATCGATGGCCGCTTCATATGCTGAGGTCATCGGCGCCCGAGCTATCTACATCGGCGTCAACGCACTCGATTACAGTGGCTATCCCGACTGCCGTCCAGAGTTCATCGAGGCGGTACAGGAGACCATCGCGCGTGGAACTAAGGCCGGTGTCGAAGGGCAGCCCATTCGCATCGAGACGCCGTTGTTGCACTGGACGAAAGCGGAAATTATCCGCCACGGCATGGAAATCGGCGTACCCTATCAACTCACCACGAGTTGTTACATGGGAGAAGCGGTCGCTTGTGGAGAGTGCGATAGCTGCAGATTGCGATTGAAGGGGTTTGCTGAGGCAGGATATCGGGATCCGATTTCGTATCGAGACGACGTCAATCTACGCTAA
- a CDS encoding helix-turn-helix transcriptional regulator gives MTTTGENIASLRKALGYTQAKLAQAAGISTSAVAMYETNRRQPDDATMALLAQTLGTDVSALMGSSSEASAPPQSPSPRSASTSTAIAPKSSKKSSVVKGSPAVNKTASTIEPFSPEPTAATDHAAPVPPAQTPAHKPDAGWTNLALSRDEARFILFMRMHPDTLPFLQEFMNVDAQKRKQIEKAWCLIQAFQA, from the coding sequence TTGACTACAACCGGAGAGAACATTGCATCTTTGCGCAAGGCGCTTGGCTACACGCAGGCGAAACTCGCCCAGGCGGCCGGGATCTCCACAAGTGCCGTCGCGATGTACGAAACGAATCGACGCCAACCGGACGACGCGACGATGGCGCTTTTGGCTCAGACTCTGGGCACCGACGTCAGCGCCCTGATGGGCTCTTCGAGCGAGGCGTCTGCCCCCCCGCAGTCGCCTTCGCCGAGATCGGCATCCACAAGCACAGCAATCGCTCCGAAATCGAGCAAGAAGTCGTCGGTCGTGAAGGGCTCGCCCGCCGTGAACAAAACAGCTTCCACCATTGAGCCATTTTCTCCCGAACCGACCGCTGCGACGGACCACGCGGCGCCTGTCCCGCCCGCGCAAACGCCGGCGCACAAACCCGATGCCGGCTGGACAAACCTTGCTCTGTCGCGCGACGAAGCGCGGTTTATCCTGTTTATGCGCATGCACCCCGACACACTCCCATTTTTGCAGGAGTTCATGAACGTCGACGCGCAAAAACGAAAACAAATTGAAAAAGCCTGGTGCCTCATTCAGGCATTCCAGGCCTAA
- a CDS encoding metal-dependent hydrolase, producing MKVTYHGQACFIFEHDEHRIIIDPFLSGNDKAVIKPDDVNVSYVLLTHGHADHVLDAEPIARKNNATIIAPNELAGYYAGKGLNVHPLGIGGKHEFPFGTVKVTLAFHGSGLETENGLVYVGPPVGFLITMGGKTIYHAGDTALFGDMKTVIGAFHDIDVALLPIGDNFTMGPEDALVAAEWTGAKTVIPMHYNTFPLIAQDGDKFARDLEAKGIHGIALKIGETAEF from the coding sequence ATGAAGGTTACATATCATGGTCAAGCTTGCTTTATCTTCGAACACGACGAGCATAGGATTATCATCGATCCGTTTCTCAGCGGAAACGACAAAGCGGTGATCAAGCCCGACGACGTCAACGTGTCTTATGTGTTGCTGACGCACGGTCACGCCGATCACGTGCTCGATGCGGAGCCTATCGCCCGCAAGAACAACGCTACCATCATCGCCCCGAACGAACTCGCTGGGTACTATGCGGGTAAAGGGTTGAACGTGCACCCCTTAGGTATCGGCGGCAAACACGAATTTCCGTTCGGAACTGTGAAAGTCACCCTCGCGTTCCACGGGTCCGGGTTGGAGACGGAGAACGGGTTGGTCTACGTTGGCCCACCGGTCGGCTTCCTCATCACCATGGGCGGGAAGACCATTTATCACGCAGGGGATACCGCACTTTTTGGCGATATGAAGACGGTCATCGGCGCTTTCCACGACATCGACGTGGCTTTGCTCCCGATTGGCGACAATTTCACAATGGGCCCCGAGGATGCGCTCGTGGCTGCCGAGTGGACAGGCGCGAAAACGGTCATTCCCATGCACTACAACACATTCCCTCTGATCGCGCAGGATGGCGATAAGTTTGCTCGCGATCTCGAAGCCAAAGGCATTCATGGTATCGCGTTGAAAATTGGCGAAACCGCTGAATTTTAA
- a CDS encoding ABC transporter permease subunit, producing MVRKIGALGFETFIGGLLVLFFAGFGVTSTFVGAIHEAVALVVQTVDGEHLRANYAGVTGVEVWTSFRLIAVATALSFLGGLAHAVWNIRIRHRLAQHMNEFAATLLQTVPEAMYVVLVFVVLVYLLNHGINVPGLFHDGIPRWQDTFAPAIALAIPGALYLRSIVYNRLKDELEAQYVSTAVAKGLSWRRIFYVHVLPNSLPMAFLQIPVVAGFVISSALFAEYFLGYMGLLSRLTTFVGWDMTLGSFSLRKANGIPTYQGGAVAVVGLLLLASWLVFAVIGEVLAARFPSEIEPSPTPTQRKVDKPWLIAGSLLIAVVLFFSAFPRLLTKNSPNAVHEMNTQAWTYPPFAPSRTYLLGTDSAGRDLLSQTLHGTFTTLSQVVIATVIVVIGSIVVASVAVLERGWVSQLLLRFGRTLSTAPVLFIVFLAVYHRNLSSPYQAIQFIAWIAFFEIGRGAVSFYSALVEWHRFGFIEGAKSVGQRRISIVFRQLRSWLGQFTLEFTFAEFTRVLSLMTLLAMLHTYAVDKLVALNGMPPAMAERSGQLTWFSTLGDAANDVFSIISHPFTIYAPCLALAITMIGASFLARGFRGSR from the coding sequence TTGGTACGCAAGATTGGAGCTCTAGGTTTTGAGACGTTCATCGGGGGGCTGCTCGTCCTCTTCTTCGCCGGATTCGGCGTGACCTCCACATTTGTCGGCGCCATCCACGAAGCGGTGGCGCTCGTCGTGCAGACCGTTGACGGTGAACATCTCCGTGCGAATTACGCGGGCGTGACGGGGGTCGAAGTGTGGACGTCCTTTCGATTGATCGCCGTGGCGACAGCACTCAGTTTTCTCGGAGGACTCGCACACGCGGTGTGGAACATTCGAATCCGGCATCGCCTAGCACAGCACATGAACGAGTTCGCCGCCACTCTCCTGCAAACGGTGCCAGAGGCGATGTATGTGGTCCTGGTGTTCGTTGTGCTCGTCTACTTACTCAACCACGGCATCAACGTCCCTGGACTCTTCCACGACGGCATCCCAAGGTGGCAGGATACCTTCGCCCCGGCGATCGCACTTGCGATTCCAGGTGCCTTATACCTTCGCAGTATCGTCTATAACCGGTTAAAGGACGAACTAGAGGCTCAGTACGTAAGCACCGCCGTCGCCAAAGGGCTTTCTTGGCGGCGCATCTTCTACGTGCACGTGCTCCCTAATTCCCTTCCGATGGCGTTTTTACAAATTCCAGTCGTCGCCGGGTTCGTGATTTCCAGTGCCCTGTTTGCGGAGTATTTCCTCGGCTACATGGGCCTTCTGTCGCGGTTGACGACGTTTGTCGGCTGGGACATGACGCTTGGCAGTTTCTCGCTCAGAAAGGCAAATGGGATCCCGACGTACCAGGGTGGCGCCGTGGCCGTGGTCGGTCTGCTCCTGCTGGCTTCCTGGTTGGTCTTTGCCGTGATTGGTGAGGTTTTAGCGGCACGATTTCCGAGCGAGATCGAACCATCTCCGACGCCGACGCAGCGCAAAGTGGACAAACCTTGGCTGATCGCCGGAAGCCTACTCATCGCCGTCGTGCTTTTCTTCTCAGCGTTTCCTCGCCTACTGACGAAAAACAGTCCAAATGCAGTTCACGAGATGAACACGCAGGCGTGGACTTATCCGCCGTTTGCACCAAGTCGCACATACTTGCTCGGGACGGACAGTGCGGGCCGCGATTTGCTCTCACAGACGCTCCACGGTACGTTTACCACCCTCTCACAGGTGGTCATCGCGACCGTCATCGTCGTCATCGGATCGATCGTCGTCGCTTCTGTCGCCGTGTTGGAACGAGGATGGGTGTCGCAGCTCCTGCTTCGCTTCGGGCGCACACTCTCGACGGCGCCGGTACTGTTCATCGTCTTTCTAGCCGTCTACCATCGCAACCTCTCATCGCCGTATCAGGCCATCCAGTTTATCGCGTGGATAGCGTTTTTTGAAATCGGTCGTGGCGCCGTCTCCTTCTACTCGGCGCTCGTCGAGTGGCATCGCTTCGGGTTTATCGAAGGTGCAAAAAGTGTAGGTCAGCGGCGGATCTCGATTGTCTTCAGACAGTTGCGCAGCTGGTTGGGCCAATTTACGCTAGAATTCACGTTTGCCGAATTCACTCGAGTGCTATCGTTGATGACGCTGCTGGCGATGTTACACACCTACGCTGTGGACAAGCTCGTGGCGTTGAATGGCATGCCCCCGGCGATGGCCGAGCGCAGTGGTCAGTTAACCTGGTTTTCAACATTGGGTGACGCTGCCAACGACGTGTTCTCTATCATCTCGCACCCGTTCACGATTTACGCCCCCTGTCTGGCGCTCGCGATCACCATGATCGGGGCCAGTTTCCTAGCGCGGGGTTTTCGCGGGAGTCGCTAA
- a CDS encoding globin: protein MNERPTTVYQAIGGAPTMEKLVNAFYDRVEQNAVLRPLFPPAFDEVRERQYWFLTQLFGGPRLYQENRGQPMLRARHLPFPITEKHAQAWLSCMYEAMVEAEIIGPAREAMLERLTMTAYHMVNTEIHTEP from the coding sequence ATGAACGAACGACCGACGACTGTCTATCAGGCGATTGGCGGCGCGCCGACGATGGAAAAGTTGGTGAACGCATTTTATGATCGAGTCGAGCAAAATGCCGTTTTACGGCCCCTGTTTCCACCAGCATTCGACGAGGTGCGAGAGCGCCAATACTGGTTTCTCACGCAGTTGTTTGGTGGCCCAAGACTGTATCAAGAGAATCGTGGACAGCCTATGTTGCGGGCACGGCACCTGCCATTTCCAATCACGGAAAAACACGCACAGGCGTGGCTAAGCTGCATGTACGAGGCCATGGTCGAAGCGGAAATCATCGGTCCGGCTCGGGAAGCGATGCTAGAGCGATTGACCATGACCGCTTATCATATGGTCAACACAGAGATACATACCGAACCATAA
- the cysK gene encoding cysteine synthase A: MPLYDSILDLIGHTPIVRLNRIPNPDGANVYMKLEGKNPAGSVKDRPAYNMIVQAEKEGKLIPGKSTVIEPTSGNTGIGLAMVCAARGYRCVITMPDNATEERVKLLKAYGAQVHLTPANLRMQGAIDEAEVLAAKTPHSYIPMQFENPANPDAHRQTTALEIFEDFEGKLDALVLTAGTGGTVTGTGEELKRRIPGLKIYVVEPKGSPVISGGKPGPHKIPGTGPGFVPKNLNREVYDEVLLIDDSEAQTMARRLAAEEGILVGASGAASAVFAIRIADNLPRSARVLCMAPDTGERYLSSDLFQS; the protein is encoded by the coding sequence ATGCCACTATACGATTCGATTCTCGATCTCATTGGTCACACCCCGATCGTTCGCCTCAACCGGATTCCGAACCCAGATGGGGCGAATGTGTACATGAAGCTCGAGGGGAAGAATCCCGCCGGGAGTGTTAAGGATAGGCCAGCCTACAACATGATTGTGCAGGCGGAAAAAGAGGGAAAACTTATACCTGGGAAGAGTACAGTGATCGAGCCGACGTCTGGGAACACGGGCATAGGGCTCGCCATGGTCTGCGCGGCTCGCGGTTACCGTTGTGTCATTACGATGCCGGACAATGCGACGGAAGAGCGCGTGAAGTTGCTCAAGGCATACGGTGCACAAGTGCATTTGACCCCAGCGAACCTCAGAATGCAGGGGGCTATCGACGAGGCGGAGGTGCTTGCAGCCAAGACGCCGCACAGCTACATCCCGATGCAGTTTGAGAACCCCGCCAATCCTGATGCGCATCGGCAGACCACAGCCCTCGAAATTTTTGAGGACTTTGAGGGGAAACTCGATGCGCTGGTGCTTACGGCCGGCACCGGGGGAACGGTGACTGGTACCGGGGAAGAACTGAAACGGCGCATTCCGGGATTGAAGATCTATGTGGTGGAGCCGAAGGGGTCACCGGTGATCTCGGGTGGAAAGCCTGGACCACATAAGATTCCCGGCACGGGCCCTGGATTCGTCCCGAAAAACTTGAACCGGGAAGTATACGACGAAGTCTTGCTCATCGACGACAGCGAGGCGCAAACGATGGCTCGGCGGCTTGCAGCGGAAGAGGGTATTCTCGTCGGTGCGTCAGGGGCGGCATCAGCCGTTTTTGCCATTCGAATAGCCGACAACTTGCCACGCAGTGCTCGCGTATTATGTATGGCCCCAGACACAGGGGAACGGTATCTATCTTCTGATCTTTTTCAGAGCTGA
- a CDS encoding DUF3243 domain-containing protein codes for MSVLDNFDHWREFLGEHVDKAQNMGFNEEQITNVASKMGEFLANKVDPKNDEQRLLKEMWDAGDEQERRTIAGLMVKMSDKAH; via the coding sequence ATGAGCGTACTCGACAATTTTGACCACTGGCGCGAATTTTTGGGTGAGCACGTCGACAAAGCACAGAACATGGGGTTCAATGAAGAGCAAATCACTAACGTGGCTTCGAAGATGGGTGAATTCTTGGCCAACAAAGTCGACCCGAAGAACGATGAGCAACGGCTGCTCAAAGAAATGTGGGATGCTGGCGACGAACAGGAACGCCGCACCATCGCCGGACTGATGGTCAAGATGTCCGACAAAGCACACTGA
- a CDS encoding DNA polymerase IV: MTSPRQILHVDMNAFYASCHAAQEPDKYANRPTAVAGSPETRHGIVVTASYEARRRGVKTTMTVQEAKRLCPDVVFILPDFALYRAYARRVFDAIRRFTPLVEIVSIDECYADVTGSRQFGDGLTIAKTIQDTIRDELHLPCSIGVADCKFFAKMGSNLKKPMGITVVNQTNFQRLLWPMAVEEIHGVGDKTAAKLHNVGIHTMEQLARASDRLLVHLFGTRGLELKQFVNGHDDRPVSSDRAPAKSIGHSITLPNDVADVESMKRVLLNLADQVGRRMRKHEVVGRVLTLTIRYDNRETVTRRKLLPYQTDLTEHIYQHAQSLLQSNWAEDRLLRLIGITMSDFQRKGELSQVGLQTDLFHALEQQAEFEHDARLEKLTQVTDALRNRFGEDILIKGRMLQPDDSNALRDHRTRGTSLQKDRLFEEE, translated from the coding sequence GTGACATCGCCTCGACAGATCCTTCACGTCGATATGAACGCGTTTTACGCATCGTGTCACGCTGCACAAGAACCGGACAAATATGCGAATCGACCAACCGCAGTGGCCGGAAGTCCGGAAACCCGGCACGGCATTGTCGTCACCGCGAGCTACGAAGCGAGACGGCGCGGCGTCAAGACGACGATGACGGTTCAAGAGGCTAAACGCCTCTGCCCTGACGTCGTCTTCATCCTACCCGATTTTGCCCTCTATCGCGCTTATGCCAGACGCGTATTCGACGCCATCCGACGATTTACACCACTGGTTGAAATCGTGAGTATCGACGAGTGCTATGCAGACGTAACCGGCAGCCGTCAGTTCGGCGACGGGTTGACCATCGCAAAGACCATTCAAGACACGATTCGCGATGAACTTCATCTCCCCTGCTCCATCGGCGTCGCAGACTGCAAGTTTTTTGCGAAGATGGGGAGCAATCTCAAGAAGCCCATGGGTATCACCGTGGTGAACCAAACCAATTTTCAGCGCCTGCTCTGGCCGATGGCCGTCGAGGAAATCCATGGCGTCGGCGACAAAACTGCCGCGAAGCTCCACAACGTGGGCATTCACACGATGGAGCAGTTGGCCCGGGCCAGCGATCGACTGCTTGTACACCTGTTTGGTACCCGCGGCCTTGAGCTGAAACAATTCGTAAATGGTCACGACGACCGTCCAGTGTCGTCAGACCGCGCGCCAGCAAAAAGTATTGGACACTCCATCACTCTACCGAATGATGTGGCTGACGTCGAATCGATGAAGCGCGTGTTGTTAAATTTAGCCGATCAAGTCGGACGGAGAATGCGCAAACACGAAGTCGTCGGACGCGTGCTCACGCTCACCATCCGTTATGACAATCGCGAGACCGTCACGCGCAGGAAATTGTTGCCCTATCAGACAGACTTGACGGAACATATTTATCAGCATGCCCAATCCCTGTTACAATCGAACTGGGCAGAGGACCGATTACTCCGCCTCATCGGCATTACCATGAGCGATTTTCAGCGCAAAGGCGAACTGTCTCAGGTCGGACTACAAACCGATTTGTTCCATGCGCTTGAGCAACAAGCTGAATTCGAACACGACGCCCGACTCGAGAAACTGACGCAGGTGACAGACGCATTGCGAAACCGGTTTGGGGAAGATATTCTGATCAAGGGAAGAATGCTTCAACCGGATGACAGCAATGCACTGCGCGACCATCGCACGCGCGGCACATCGCTGCAAAAAGACCGGCTATTTGAAGAGGAGTAA
- a CDS encoding YlbF family regulator produces the protein MNPHDKAHELVRSIRDSDAFSRAKQAKQAIEQDEPTKRMVQDFKRRQLQLQAKQMMGQTVSEDDMAQMQKLSEVIGLNPHARNYLQADMELQILMVDVQKLLSELLDEVSLLSLEQIYEEMGRSE, from the coding sequence TTGAATCCACACGACAAAGCGCACGAACTTGTTCGCAGTATTCGCGATTCAGACGCGTTCTCGCGAGCCAAACAGGCAAAACAAGCGATTGAGCAAGACGAACCGACGAAGCGTATGGTGCAGGATTTTAAGCGCCGACAGCTTCAGTTGCAAGCGAAGCAGATGATGGGACAGACCGTCTCAGAGGACGACATGGCTCAAATGCAAAAGCTGAGCGAAGTTATCGGATTGAACCCTCACGCCAGGAACTATCTGCAAGCAGACATGGAGTTGCAAATTCTGATGGTGGATGTACAGAAACTGCTGTCTGAGCTGCTCGATGAGGTCAGTTTACTCTCGCTGGAGCAAATTTACGAGGAAATGGGGCGTTCAGAATGA
- the ileS gene encoding isoleucine--tRNA ligase produces MALRKVDAKEAAKQREERVLAFWKEHDVFHESEKIREGQPEWVFYEGPPTANGRPHPGHVLTRVFKDLYPRYRTMKGYHVTRKAGWDTHGLPVEIEIEKKYGISGKKQIQEFGVEKFVQACRSSVFQYEQTWRELTERLGYWTDLDHPYMTLNDDYIESVWNLLKTVYDKGLLEQGHRVSPYCPHCETTLSSHEVAQGYADVKDLSVTAKFRVKDGDVDGRQTYILAWTTTPWTLPSNVGLAVHEDLEYVLIHQKDANQNVWVADGLKDGFLSEGDEVIDQKSGRALVGTAYEPVFPYVTAEGKKHVVIASGHVTDESGTGIVHMAPAHGEDDYRACRANGLTFINFVDYTGCFTAEVTDFAGRFVKDEELNVDIVKDLARRGVLYDKHKFEHSYPHCWRCDTPLIYYAIDSWFIRTTEVKEQLIANSKSVNWIPEHVREGRMGNFLENVIDWNLSRSRYWGTPLPVWRCQTCGHAECIGSKAELQAKAQRLPQELHKPYIDELTWACSCGGTMERVPEVIDVWFDSGSMPFAQLHYPFENEEAFKRLYPADFICEAIDQTRGWFYSLLAISTLVTGKAPYKNVLVLGHVLDEKGKKMSKSKGNVIDPFEAFDIHGADALRFYFVSNTQPWNSQLFYHKAVAESKGKFIDLLQNIHAFYALYAGIDGFQPSAKFIPVANRPLMDRWVTARLHQTIQTVDAHLEKYDATTASRALQSFVDELSTWYVRRNRDRFWAPGMEDDKVAAYLTLYEALATIAKLSAPLTPFIAEELYQNVVRQNESSGDPVSVHLCDFPKADASLIDEALIREMGVVLRVVEGGRHLRNESKIKTRQPLSKLYVPASDEPTLGKFVEILKDELNVKDVVFAQLDEVAKPELYLNLAAVGKEFGKKLPALNKAAKAADLETINTFRSEGAVTIEGETLTTAHAEVRYGANFEGLISADARGFVGLNTELTPDLIEEGFVREIISKMQMMRKEVDYGVTHKVRFFADGDDVVLSILKRNEERIAGTVLIRELTETPFADADLTKDWDVNGKKLTLSVGK; encoded by the coding sequence TTGGCATTGCGCAAAGTCGATGCAAAAGAGGCTGCGAAACAGCGTGAGGAGCGAGTTCTTGCGTTTTGGAAGGAGCATGACGTGTTCCACGAAAGCGAAAAAATTCGCGAAGGACAACCAGAGTGGGTGTTTTACGAAGGCCCGCCGACGGCGAATGGGCGTCCACACCCCGGCCACGTCCTAACGCGCGTCTTCAAAGATCTGTACCCGCGCTATCGGACGATGAAGGGCTATCACGTCACGCGCAAGGCGGGGTGGGATACGCACGGGTTGCCGGTGGAAATCGAGATCGAAAAGAAATACGGCATCAGTGGCAAAAAGCAGATTCAGGAGTTTGGCGTCGAGAAGTTTGTTCAGGCGTGCCGTTCGAGTGTCTTTCAATACGAACAGACTTGGCGTGAACTGACGGAACGGCTCGGCTATTGGACCGATCTCGATCACCCGTATATGACGCTCAACGACGACTACATCGAGTCGGTGTGGAATCTGCTGAAGACGGTCTACGACAAAGGCTTACTTGAGCAGGGGCACCGCGTGAGTCCGTATTGCCCGCACTGTGAGACGACGTTGTCGAGTCACGAAGTCGCACAGGGATATGCAGATGTCAAGGACCTTTCCGTGACGGCGAAATTCCGCGTCAAGGACGGCGACGTCGACGGGCGCCAGACCTACATCCTCGCCTGGACGACGACACCTTGGACACTGCCAAGCAACGTCGGACTTGCGGTCCACGAGGACCTAGAGTACGTCCTCATTCACCAGAAGGACGCGAACCAAAACGTGTGGGTGGCAGATGGCCTCAAGGACGGTTTCCTCAGCGAGGGCGATGAAGTCATCGACCAAAAGAGCGGTCGCGCACTCGTCGGTACCGCGTATGAGCCAGTCTTTCCGTACGTCACAGCAGAGGGCAAGAAACACGTCGTCATCGCGTCCGGCCACGTGACGGACGAATCGGGGACCGGTATCGTCCACATGGCACCGGCACACGGCGAAGACGACTACCGCGCATGCCGGGCGAACGGCTTGACGTTCATCAACTTCGTCGACTACACCGGCTGCTTCACGGCGGAAGTCACAGACTTTGCTGGCCGTTTTGTCAAAGACGAGGAACTCAATGTCGACATCGTGAAGGATCTCGCTCGTCGCGGCGTCCTCTACGACAAGCACAAGTTCGAGCACTCCTACCCACACTGCTGGCGCTGTGATACGCCACTGATCTACTACGCCATCGACAGTTGGTTCATCCGCACGACCGAGGTAAAAGAGCAGCTCATCGCCAACTCGAAGTCGGTCAACTGGATCCCAGAACACGTCCGCGAGGGGCGAATGGGGAACTTCCTCGAGAACGTCATCGACTGGAACCTGTCGCGCAGCCGCTACTGGGGAACGCCACTTCCAGTTTGGCGCTGCCAAACGTGCGGGCATGCGGAATGCATCGGTTCGAAAGCGGAATTGCAAGCGAAGGCTCAGCGCCTCCCGCAAGAACTCCACAAACCGTACATCGATGAACTCACGTGGGCGTGTTCATGTGGTGGCACGATGGAACGCGTACCGGAAGTCATCGACGTGTGGTTCGACTCTGGCAGCATGCCGTTCGCTCAGTTGCACTACCCGTTTGAAAATGAAGAAGCGTTCAAGCGCCTCTATCCAGCAGACTTCATCTGCGAAGCCATCGATCAGACGCGCGGCTGGTTCTACAGTCTGCTCGCCATCTCGACGCTGGTCACCGGCAAAGCTCCGTACAAGAACGTGCTGGTGCTCGGACACGTGCTGGACGAGAAGGGCAAAAAGATGTCGAAGTCGAAGGGCAACGTGATCGATCCGTTTGAAGCATTCGACATCCACGGCGCCGACGCCCTGCGCTTCTATTTCGTCTCCAACACGCAGCCGTGGAACTCGCAGCTGTTCTATCACAAGGCGGTCGCGGAGAGCAAAGGCAAGTTTATCGATCTGTTGCAGAATATCCATGCGTTCTACGCGCTGTACGCGGGCATCGACGGGTTCCAACCGTCCGCAAAATTCATCCCCGTGGCCAATCGCCCGCTGATGGACCGTTGGGTGACGGCCCGTCTGCACCAAACGATTCAGACGGTCGATGCACACTTGGAAAAGTACGACGCGACGACCGCATCGCGCGCCCTGCAGTCGTTCGTCGACGAGTTGTCGACCTGGTACGTGCGTCGCAACCGCGATCGGTTCTGGGCACCAGGCATGGAGGACGACAAGGTAGCCGCCTATCTGACCCTGTATGAGGCGCTCGCGACCATCGCCAAGCTGTCTGCTCCTTTGACGCCGTTCATCGCCGAAGAGCTGTATCAGAACGTCGTGCGCCAGAACGAATCGTCTGGCGATCCCGTCAGTGTGCACCTCTGCGACTTTCCGAAAGCGGACGCGAGCCTCATCGACGAAGCGCTCATTCGCGAGATGGGCGTAGTGCTGCGCGTCGTCGAAGGCGGACGGCACCTGCGCAACGAAAGCAAGATCAAGACCCGCCAGCCGCTGTCGAAACTGTACGTACCAGCGTCCGACGAACCCACGCTCGGCAAGTTTGTCGAGATCCTCAAAGACGAGTTGAACGTCAAGGACGTCGTGTTTGCGCAACTCGACGAGGTGGCGAAACCGGAGCTGTACCTGAACCTCGCCGCGGTTGGCAAGGAGTTTGGCAAGAAGCTACCGGCGCTCAACAAAGCGGCAAAAGCCGCAGACCTGGAGACCATCAACACGTTCCGCAGCGAAGGCGCGGTGACTATCGAAGGCGAGACCCTCACGACAGCGCACGCAGAGGTGCGCTACGGCGCCAATTTCGAAGGTCTCATCTCCGCCGACGCGCGTGGGTTCGTTGGCCTCAACACGGAGCTGACGCCCGACTTGATTGAAGAGGGATTCGTGCGCGAGATCATCTCGAAGATGCAGATGATGCGCAAAGAGGTCGACTACGGCGTCACGCACAAAGTGCGCTTCTTTGCGGACGGAGACGACGTAGTGCTCTCGATTCTCAAACGCAACGAGGAACGCATCGCGGGTACCGTACTCATCCGG
- the argR gene encoding arginine repressor, with amino-acid sequence MKEQRLMRIRELVSQQEIETQEELVRALEDSGFAVTQATISRDIKELQLIKVVGTNGRYKYAIPVIASSVTLDTLRRKLADVFVSQARAQNLVVIKVLPGNAQAIGFMIDSMNQAGLLGTIAGDDTILLVCQDDDAAMRLLETLLQNDRKPVE; translated from the coding sequence GTGAAAGAACAGCGCTTGATGCGCATTCGCGAATTGGTGAGTCAGCAGGAAATTGAGACGCAGGAGGAACTGGTCCGAGCGCTTGAGGATTCTGGGTTTGCCGTGACGCAAGCGACGATATCGCGAGATATCAAGGAATTGCAGTTGATTAAAGTCGTGGGCACGAACGGGCGGTATAAGTACGCCATTCCAGTCATCGCTTCGAGTGTGACGCTCGATACACTTCGGCGGAAACTGGCAGACGTGTTCGTGTCGCAGGCGCGCGCGCAGAATTTGGTCGTGATCAAGGTGTTGCCCGGCAACGCGCAAGCCATCGGCTTCATGATCGACAGCATGAATCAAGCTGGACTTCTAGGGACCATCGCAGGAGATGACACCATCTTGCTCGTCTGCCAAGACGACGACGCTGCGATGAGGCTATTGGAAACACTACTTCAAAACGACCGCAAACCGGTTGAGTAA